The following coding sequences are from one Pseudophryne corroboree isolate aPseCor3 chromosome 3 unlocalized genomic scaffold, aPseCor3.hap2 SUPER_3_unloc_3, whole genome shotgun sequence window:
- the LOC134983941 gene encoding zinc finger protein 436-like isoform X2 — protein sequence MSVSYYHGHPHSDPCTLESRRHTAQVTSPFISPTKTRRVQDFMMGEDRIRMTEKILHITMEIIYLLTGEDYILVKNASGKRVIHSSHPCVSGGLSRSQSPIPVPPPHSLTHERHSDQNILELAVNIIQLLTGEVPIRCEDVTVYFSMEEWEYIEEHRGLYKDMMMENHRPLTSLDGTSNRNTPERCPRPLYSQDHTEENHSVPQEDQGEDLIVIKIEDLKGEEMYVWGDQCKEEEISTHSTDRSHMTEKILSLTLEIIYLLTDEDYTVVKKTSRDLVTPTTGPHVSGGLSRTQSPITVPPPHILIHKRHNDQKILELTNKIIQLLTGEVPIRCEDVTVYFSMEEWEYIEEHRGLYKDVMMENHRPLTSLDGTSNRNTPERCPRPLYSQDHTEENHSVPQEGQRKDLTDLNAEDIEGEEETYVIGDPQCKEEEIPTDISTGNKSPSEKHWILFPVLDQDDGADTSPDPSNHEEYSPDSSDITTHCAQRRDGNIPPRPPSGKCLETVFVDHQSTQASERPIPCSECGKCFSHASHFHRHQRSHTGEKPFPCVECGKCFTQKAHLQKHQRVHTGERPFPCSECGKCFPQKIDLATHQRIHTGEKPFPCPDCGRRFRQKSDFIKHRMTHTGDKPFPCSECGKCFVQKRALINHQRIHTGERPFPCSECGKCFTQESAFVRHLKIHTDQRPFLCSECGKCFREKSDFVKHQMTHTGEKPFPCSECGKSFVQKRNLINHQRTHTGEKPFPCPECGRCFTQESDFVRHQEHHTGEKSFPCSECGELFVQKRDLVSHQRTHTGQKPFACPECGKGFTQEADFARHRKIHTSQKLLLCCDCGKRFTHVSHFERHQRSHTGEKPFTCAKCGKSFAQKIHLQKHQRVHTG from the exons ATGTCTGTGTCTTATTATCATGGTCACCCCCATAGTGACCCCTGTACCCTAGAATCCAGGAGACACACTGCCCAG GTCACCTCGCCCTTTATCAGTCCCACCAAGACCAGACGTGTGCAAGACTTCATGATGGGCGAGGACAGGATCCGCATGACAGAGAAGATATTACATATCACCATGGAGATCatttacctgctgactggggag GATTACATACTAGTGAAGAATGCATCTGGCAAACGTGTGATACACAGCAGCCATccctgtgtgtcaggaggactgagcagatcccagagccccatcccggtgcctccacctcactcactgacacatgagaggcaCAGTGACCAGAACATCCTGGAACTCGCCGTCaacatcattcagctgctgactggagag gttcctataaggtgtgaggatgtcactgtctatttctccatggaggaatgggagtatatagaggaacacaggggtctgtacaaggacatgatgatggagaatcaccggcccctcacatcactgg ATGGAAccagtaacaggaataccccagagagatgtccccgtcctctttattcccaggatcacacagaggagaatcacagtgttccacaggaggatcag GGAGAAGATCTGATTGTCATTAAAATAGAAGATCTAAAGGGTGAAGAGATGTATGTGTGGGGTgatcagtgtaaggaggaggaaatctcaACACATAGCACAG ACAGGAGTCACATGACTGAGAAGATATTGagtctcaccctggagatcatctacctgctgactgatgAG gattacacagtagtgaagaagacatctagGGATCTTGTGACACCTACCACCGGTCcccatgtgtcaggaggactgagcaggacccagagccccatcacggtgcctccacctcacataCTGATACATAagaggcacaatgaccagaagatcctggaactcaccaacaagatcattcagctgctgactggagag gttcctataaggtgtgaggatgtcaccgtctatttctccatggaggagtgggagtatatagaggaacacaggggtctgtacaaggacgtgatgatggagaatcaccggcccctcacatcactgg atgggaccagtaacaggaataccccagagagatgtccccgtcctctttattcccaggatcatacagaggagaatcacagtgtcCCACAGGAGGGTCAG CGTAAAGACCTGACTGATCTgaatgcagaagatatagagggagaagaagagacgtatgtgattggTGATCCGCAGTGTaaagaggaggaaatccctacagatatcagcacag GAAACAAGAGTCCCTCTGAGAAACATTGGATTTTATTTCCAGTTTTGGATCAAGACGACGGTGCAGATACATCACCCGATCCCTCTAACCATGAAGAGTATTCTCCCGATAGCTCGGATATTACTACCCATTGTGCACAGCGTAGAGATGGTAACATACCACCGCGCCCTCCGTCTGGTAAATGTTTGGAAACCGTTTTTGTCGATCATCAGAGCACTCAGGCAAGTGAAAGACCAATTCCCTGTTCCGAGTGTGGGAAGTGTTTCTCGCACGCTTCACATTTTCACCGGCACCAGAGAAGCCACACGGGCGAGAAACCATTTCCGTgtgttgagtgtgggaaatgttttacgcagAAAGCCCATCTTCAAAAGCACCAGAGGGTTCACACTGGTGAGAGGCCATTCccatgctccgagtgtgggaaatgctttccCCAGAAAATAGATCTGGCTACCCATCAGAGGATCCACACCGGGGAGAAACCGTTTCCGTGTCCCGACTGCGGGAGACGTTTCAGGCAAAAATCTGACTTCATCAAGCACCGGATGACGCACACCGGAGACAAGCCGTTTCCgtgttccgagtgtgggaaatgttttgtgcaGAAGAGGGCTCTCATTAACCATCAGAGAATCCACACAGGGGAGAGACCATTTCCGTGTtccgagtgcgggaaatgttttacccaggaGTCTGCTTTTGTTCGGCACCTGAAGATACACACAGATCAGAGGCCATTCCTGTGctccgagtgcgggaaatgttttagagAGAAATCAGACTTTGTTAAGCATCAGATGACTCACACGGGTGAGAAACCTTTTCcctgttccgagtgtgggaaatcaTTCGTACAGAAGAGAAATCTGATCAACCACCAGAGGACTCACACTGGGGAGAAGCCATTTCCGTGTCCTGAATGCGGGAGATGTTTTACGCAGGAATCCGATTTTGTTAGACACCAGGAACATCACACGGGCGAGAAGTcctttccgtgttctgagtgtggagAACTCTTCGTACAGAAGAGGGATCTTGTTAGCCATCAGAGGACTCACACGGGCCAGAAGCCGTTTGCGTGTCCTGAGTGTGGCAAAGGCTTTACGCAGGAAGCTGATTTCGCTAGACACCGAAAGATTCACACAAGTCAGAAGCTGTTGCTGTGTTGCGATTGCGGGAAACGTTTTACACATGTGTCACATTTTGAGCGGCACCAGAGAAGTCACACGGGCGAGAAGCCATTTACTTGTGCTAAGTGCGGGAAAAGTTTTGCACAGAAAATACATCTTCAGAAACATCAGAGAGTTCACACAGGCTAA
- the LOC134983941 gene encoding zinc finger protein 250-like isoform X1 produces the protein MSVSYYHGHPHSDPCTLESRRHTAQVTSPFISPTKTRRVQDFMMGEDRIRMTEKILHITMEIIYLLTGEDYILVKNASGKRVIHSSHPCVSGGLSRSQSPIPVPPPHSLTHERHSDQNILELAVNIIQLLTGEVPIRCEDVTVYFSMEEWEYIEEHRGLYKDMMMENHRPLTSLDGTSNRNTPERCPRPLYSQDHTEENHSVPQEDQGEDLIVIKIEDLKGEEMYVWGDQCKEEEISTHSTEVMSPFAIPSKANIVPIFMMDEDRSHMTEKILSLTLEIIYLLTDEDYTVVKKTSRDLVTPTTGPHVSGGLSRTQSPITVPPPHILIHKRHNDQKILELTNKIIQLLTGEVPIRCEDVTVYFSMEEWEYIEEHRGLYKDVMMENHRPLTSLDGTSNRNTPERCPRPLYSQDHTEENHSVPQEGQRKDLTDLNAEDIEGEEETYVIGDPQCKEEEIPTDISTGNKSPSEKHWILFPVLDQDDGADTSPDPSNHEEYSPDSSDITTHCAQRRDGNIPPRPPSGKCLETVFVDHQSTQASERPIPCSECGKCFSHASHFHRHQRSHTGEKPFPCVECGKCFTQKAHLQKHQRVHTGERPFPCSECGKCFPQKIDLATHQRIHTGEKPFPCPDCGRRFRQKSDFIKHRMTHTGDKPFPCSECGKCFVQKRALINHQRIHTGERPFPCSECGKCFTQESAFVRHLKIHTDQRPFLCSECGKCFREKSDFVKHQMTHTGEKPFPCSECGKSFVQKRNLINHQRTHTGEKPFPCPECGRCFTQESDFVRHQEHHTGEKSFPCSECGELFVQKRDLVSHQRTHTGQKPFACPECGKGFTQEADFARHRKIHTSQKLLLCCDCGKRFTHVSHFERHQRSHTGEKPFTCAKCGKSFAQKIHLQKHQRVHTG, from the exons ATGTCTGTGTCTTATTATCATGGTCACCCCCATAGTGACCCCTGTACCCTAGAATCCAGGAGACACACTGCCCAG GTCACCTCGCCCTTTATCAGTCCCACCAAGACCAGACGTGTGCAAGACTTCATGATGGGCGAGGACAGGATCCGCATGACAGAGAAGATATTACATATCACCATGGAGATCatttacctgctgactggggag GATTACATACTAGTGAAGAATGCATCTGGCAAACGTGTGATACACAGCAGCCATccctgtgtgtcaggaggactgagcagatcccagagccccatcccggtgcctccacctcactcactgacacatgagaggcaCAGTGACCAGAACATCCTGGAACTCGCCGTCaacatcattcagctgctgactggagag gttcctataaggtgtgaggatgtcactgtctatttctccatggaggaatgggagtatatagaggaacacaggggtctgtacaaggacatgatgatggagaatcaccggcccctcacatcactgg ATGGAAccagtaacaggaataccccagagagatgtccccgtcctctttattcccaggatcacacagaggagaatcacagtgttccacaggaggatcag GGAGAAGATCTGATTGTCATTAAAATAGAAGATCTAAAGGGTGAAGAGATGTATGTGTGGGGTgatcagtgtaaggaggaggaaatctcaACACATAGCACAG AGGTCATGTCACCCTTTGCAATTCCTAGTAAGGCTAATATAGTTCCAATTTTCATGATGGATGAAGACAGGAGTCACATGACTGAGAAGATATTGagtctcaccctggagatcatctacctgctgactgatgAG gattacacagtagtgaagaagacatctagGGATCTTGTGACACCTACCACCGGTCcccatgtgtcaggaggactgagcaggacccagagccccatcacggtgcctccacctcacataCTGATACATAagaggcacaatgaccagaagatcctggaactcaccaacaagatcattcagctgctgactggagag gttcctataaggtgtgaggatgtcaccgtctatttctccatggaggagtgggagtatatagaggaacacaggggtctgtacaaggacgtgatgatggagaatcaccggcccctcacatcactgg atgggaccagtaacaggaataccccagagagatgtccccgtcctctttattcccaggatcatacagaggagaatcacagtgtcCCACAGGAGGGTCAG CGTAAAGACCTGACTGATCTgaatgcagaagatatagagggagaagaagagacgtatgtgattggTGATCCGCAGTGTaaagaggaggaaatccctacagatatcagcacag GAAACAAGAGTCCCTCTGAGAAACATTGGATTTTATTTCCAGTTTTGGATCAAGACGACGGTGCAGATACATCACCCGATCCCTCTAACCATGAAGAGTATTCTCCCGATAGCTCGGATATTACTACCCATTGTGCACAGCGTAGAGATGGTAACATACCACCGCGCCCTCCGTCTGGTAAATGTTTGGAAACCGTTTTTGTCGATCATCAGAGCACTCAGGCAAGTGAAAGACCAATTCCCTGTTCCGAGTGTGGGAAGTGTTTCTCGCACGCTTCACATTTTCACCGGCACCAGAGAAGCCACACGGGCGAGAAACCATTTCCGTgtgttgagtgtgggaaatgttttacgcagAAAGCCCATCTTCAAAAGCACCAGAGGGTTCACACTGGTGAGAGGCCATTCccatgctccgagtgtgggaaatgctttccCCAGAAAATAGATCTGGCTACCCATCAGAGGATCCACACCGGGGAGAAACCGTTTCCGTGTCCCGACTGCGGGAGACGTTTCAGGCAAAAATCTGACTTCATCAAGCACCGGATGACGCACACCGGAGACAAGCCGTTTCCgtgttccgagtgtgggaaatgttttgtgcaGAAGAGGGCTCTCATTAACCATCAGAGAATCCACACAGGGGAGAGACCATTTCCGTGTtccgagtgcgggaaatgttttacccaggaGTCTGCTTTTGTTCGGCACCTGAAGATACACACAGATCAGAGGCCATTCCTGTGctccgagtgcgggaaatgttttagagAGAAATCAGACTTTGTTAAGCATCAGATGACTCACACGGGTGAGAAACCTTTTCcctgttccgagtgtgggaaatcaTTCGTACAGAAGAGAAATCTGATCAACCACCAGAGGACTCACACTGGGGAGAAGCCATTTCCGTGTCCTGAATGCGGGAGATGTTTTACGCAGGAATCCGATTTTGTTAGACACCAGGAACATCACACGGGCGAGAAGTcctttccgtgttctgagtgtggagAACTCTTCGTACAGAAGAGGGATCTTGTTAGCCATCAGAGGACTCACACGGGCCAGAAGCCGTTTGCGTGTCCTGAGTGTGGCAAAGGCTTTACGCAGGAAGCTGATTTCGCTAGACACCGAAAGATTCACACAAGTCAGAAGCTGTTGCTGTGTTGCGATTGCGGGAAACGTTTTACACATGTGTCACATTTTGAGCGGCACCAGAGAAGTCACACGGGCGAGAAGCCATTTACTTGTGCTAAGTGCGGGAAAAGTTTTGCACAGAAAATACATCTTCAGAAACATCAGAGAGTTCACACAGGCTAA
- the LOC134983941 gene encoding zinc finger protein 436-like isoform X3, translated as MMGEDRIRMTEKILHITMEIIYLLTGEDYILVKNASGKRVIHSSHPCVSGGLSRSQSPIPVPPPHSLTHERHSDQNILELAVNIIQLLTGEVPIRCEDVTVYFSMEEWEYIEEHRGLYKDMMMENHRPLTSLDGTSNRNTPERCPRPLYSQDHTEENHSVPQEDQGEDLIVIKIEDLKGEEMYVWGDQCKEEEISTHSTEVMSPFAIPSKANIVPIFMMDEDRSHMTEKILSLTLEIIYLLTDEDYTVVKKTSRDLVTPTTGPHVSGGLSRTQSPITVPPPHILIHKRHNDQKILELTNKIIQLLTGEVPIRCEDVTVYFSMEEWEYIEEHRGLYKDVMMENHRPLTSLDGTSNRNTPERCPRPLYSQDHTEENHSVPQEGQRKDLTDLNAEDIEGEEETYVIGDPQCKEEEIPTDISTGNKSPSEKHWILFPVLDQDDGADTSPDPSNHEEYSPDSSDITTHCAQRRDGNIPPRPPSGKCLETVFVDHQSTQASERPIPCSECGKCFSHASHFHRHQRSHTGEKPFPCVECGKCFTQKAHLQKHQRVHTGERPFPCSECGKCFPQKIDLATHQRIHTGEKPFPCPDCGRRFRQKSDFIKHRMTHTGDKPFPCSECGKCFVQKRALINHQRIHTGERPFPCSECGKCFTQESAFVRHLKIHTDQRPFLCSECGKCFREKSDFVKHQMTHTGEKPFPCSECGKSFVQKRNLINHQRTHTGEKPFPCPECGRCFTQESDFVRHQEHHTGEKSFPCSECGELFVQKRDLVSHQRTHTGQKPFACPECGKGFTQEADFARHRKIHTSQKLLLCCDCGKRFTHVSHFERHQRSHTGEKPFTCAKCGKSFAQKIHLQKHQRVHTG; from the exons ATGATGGGCGAGGACAGGATCCGCATGACAGAGAAGATATTACATATCACCATGGAGATCatttacctgctgactggggag GATTACATACTAGTGAAGAATGCATCTGGCAAACGTGTGATACACAGCAGCCATccctgtgtgtcaggaggactgagcagatcccagagccccatcccggtgcctccacctcactcactgacacatgagaggcaCAGTGACCAGAACATCCTGGAACTCGCCGTCaacatcattcagctgctgactggagag gttcctataaggtgtgaggatgtcactgtctatttctccatggaggaatgggagtatatagaggaacacaggggtctgtacaaggacatgatgatggagaatcaccggcccctcacatcactgg ATGGAAccagtaacaggaataccccagagagatgtccccgtcctctttattcccaggatcacacagaggagaatcacagtgttccacaggaggatcag GGAGAAGATCTGATTGTCATTAAAATAGAAGATCTAAAGGGTGAAGAGATGTATGTGTGGGGTgatcagtgtaaggaggaggaaatctcaACACATAGCACAG AGGTCATGTCACCCTTTGCAATTCCTAGTAAGGCTAATATAGTTCCAATTTTCATGATGGATGAAGACAGGAGTCACATGACTGAGAAGATATTGagtctcaccctggagatcatctacctgctgactgatgAG gattacacagtagtgaagaagacatctagGGATCTTGTGACACCTACCACCGGTCcccatgtgtcaggaggactgagcaggacccagagccccatcacggtgcctccacctcacataCTGATACATAagaggcacaatgaccagaagatcctggaactcaccaacaagatcattcagctgctgactggagag gttcctataaggtgtgaggatgtcaccgtctatttctccatggaggagtgggagtatatagaggaacacaggggtctgtacaaggacgtgatgatggagaatcaccggcccctcacatcactgg atgggaccagtaacaggaataccccagagagatgtccccgtcctctttattcccaggatcatacagaggagaatcacagtgtcCCACAGGAGGGTCAG CGTAAAGACCTGACTGATCTgaatgcagaagatatagagggagaagaagagacgtatgtgattggTGATCCGCAGTGTaaagaggaggaaatccctacagatatcagcacag GAAACAAGAGTCCCTCTGAGAAACATTGGATTTTATTTCCAGTTTTGGATCAAGACGACGGTGCAGATACATCACCCGATCCCTCTAACCATGAAGAGTATTCTCCCGATAGCTCGGATATTACTACCCATTGTGCACAGCGTAGAGATGGTAACATACCACCGCGCCCTCCGTCTGGTAAATGTTTGGAAACCGTTTTTGTCGATCATCAGAGCACTCAGGCAAGTGAAAGACCAATTCCCTGTTCCGAGTGTGGGAAGTGTTTCTCGCACGCTTCACATTTTCACCGGCACCAGAGAAGCCACACGGGCGAGAAACCATTTCCGTgtgttgagtgtgggaaatgttttacgcagAAAGCCCATCTTCAAAAGCACCAGAGGGTTCACACTGGTGAGAGGCCATTCccatgctccgagtgtgggaaatgctttccCCAGAAAATAGATCTGGCTACCCATCAGAGGATCCACACCGGGGAGAAACCGTTTCCGTGTCCCGACTGCGGGAGACGTTTCAGGCAAAAATCTGACTTCATCAAGCACCGGATGACGCACACCGGAGACAAGCCGTTTCCgtgttccgagtgtgggaaatgttttgtgcaGAAGAGGGCTCTCATTAACCATCAGAGAATCCACACAGGGGAGAGACCATTTCCGTGTtccgagtgcgggaaatgttttacccaggaGTCTGCTTTTGTTCGGCACCTGAAGATACACACAGATCAGAGGCCATTCCTGTGctccgagtgcgggaaatgttttagagAGAAATCAGACTTTGTTAAGCATCAGATGACTCACACGGGTGAGAAACCTTTTCcctgttccgagtgtgggaaatcaTTCGTACAGAAGAGAAATCTGATCAACCACCAGAGGACTCACACTGGGGAGAAGCCATTTCCGTGTCCTGAATGCGGGAGATGTTTTACGCAGGAATCCGATTTTGTTAGACACCAGGAACATCACACGGGCGAGAAGTcctttccgtgttctgagtgtggagAACTCTTCGTACAGAAGAGGGATCTTGTTAGCCATCAGAGGACTCACACGGGCCAGAAGCCGTTTGCGTGTCCTGAGTGTGGCAAAGGCTTTACGCAGGAAGCTGATTTCGCTAGACACCGAAAGATTCACACAAGTCAGAAGCTGTTGCTGTGTTGCGATTGCGGGAAACGTTTTACACATGTGTCACATTTTGAGCGGCACCAGAGAAGTCACACGGGCGAGAAGCCATTTACTTGTGCTAAGTGCGGGAAAAGTTTTGCACAGAAAATACATCTTCAGAAACATCAGAGAGTTCACACAGGCTAA